Within the Chromobacterium paludis genome, the region TCAGCAAGCGGAACAGCAACATGGCCCAGACGCGAATCAACGCCAGCCCCATCGTCACGATGGCGACCTGAGTCAAGGCTTGTCCCAACCAGCCTGGAATGTGTGTGAAATTGATCAGCGACAGGCAAAGCAACGCGATGGCCATCGTGCGCGCCGCCCGGGTACGGCTGTCGTGCCGCAACAGGTATAACAAGGCAGTGAACAACATCGTCACCGCCACGAACAGGGTCAGCGACCCATGCCAGGCCATCAGCGACACGTTTTCCAGCCAGTCGGCCGCGGGAAGAGAAGACATGCTTTTTTCCGCCATGCTTTGTTTAATTGATAGCTCATGGCGGCGGGCAAAAAAAATCCCTCCCGTTTTAAGGGAGGGTGCAAGGTATCGGGGAAGTGTAAGTTCCGCAGCCAGGCAGGCCGGCAGAAATTACAACGTTGCGCTTATACCAAAGCACAACGCCATACGATGTTAGCAACAGAAATACATGCGCGAAATGAGTATATTTACTTACCCAATTTTGCCAGCAGAATATTCCCAATCTCTTCAGCCTCTTGCACGCGCCGCACTTCTTCAAACAAGGACGAGGCCTCCGGCCAAGTGCGCTTGAGCAGGCCCAGCCACTGTTTCAAACGTGCCACCGGATAACGATTCTCACTGGACTTCTGCCAGCACAGGCGGAAAAAATCTTCCACCCAAGGCAGCATCTCGCGCCACGTCATGGGCTGCTCCGGGCCCTGCGCCTGAATGCGGGCAGCCAGATCCGGGCACGCAACCAGGCCTCGCCCTATCATGACGGTTTCACAGCCGCTCTCCAGGCGGATGTTCCGGTAATCCTGCAGCGTCCACACCTCGCCATTGGCGATCACCGGGATGGACACCGACTCCCGGATGCGCGAGATCCAATCCCAATGCGCCGGCGGCTTGTAGCCTTCCACCTTGGTGCGGCCATGCACCGTCAATTCGTCCGCGCCCGCGCTGGAAATGGCCTGCGCGCACTCCAGCGCCCGGCTCTTGTCTTCGTACCCTAGCCTCATTTTAGCGGTGACCGGAATGTCCGCCTGCACCGCGCGACGCACGGCCGCCACGATTTGATGCAGCAACTCAGGCTCATTGAGCAACACCGCGCCGCCGCGATGGCGATTGACAGTCGGCGCCGGACAGCCGAAATTCAAATCCACGCCCAGCGCGCCCAGGCTGGCGGCTTTCGCGCAATTCTCGGCCAGACAGGCCGCGTCCGAGCCCAGCAATTGCACGCGCACCGGCACCCCGGCGCGGGTCTTGCCGCCGTTGGCCAGCTCCGGCGCCAAACGCATGAAAGCGCGCGTAGGCAGCAACACGGAAGTCACACGCACAAACTCCGTGACGCATAAGTCGATGCCGCCGACGCGGGTCAGCACGTCTCGCATCACGTCATCCACCAGCCCCTCCATGGGGGCAAGAACCAGCTTCATGGCCCAACCTACCGCAGAAAAGGGCGCTATTGTAACGCAGTCGCGCCGGAATGGATGGAGATAGAAACATGACCCTTACGATTGCCACGCCGGAGTCCCTGGACGAGTGGCTGCCCTTGTTTACCGCTTATCTGGCCTTTTATCGCGTCAACCAGCCGGCGGAGGCCTGCTTGTCGTTCCTTAGCGAAAGGCTACGCCGCCGACAGGCCGTGGCGTTTGTCGCCGCCGAGCAAACGCAGCCGCAGGGCTTCGCCTTGATGTACACCGGCTTCTCCTCGTTGACGCTGCGACCGTGCTGGACGCTGCACGACCTTTACGTCGCGCCCGAAGGGCGTGGCCGAGGGATCGGCGAGCAGCTGATACGGCGCTGCCAGGAATACGTGCACGCGCTGGGCGGCGGCGAAATCATGCTGCAGACCGCCCATGACAACCATCCGGCCCAAAGACTATATGAGCGAACCGGCTTCGCGCTCGACCGCGACTTCCGCGTCTACGGCTGGCGCAGCGAGCTTTCTTGACCCCGTCCGGCGGCTGAGGCATGCTCGCCGCCCTTGACCCACTGGAGATTCAGATGCCCGCTCCCGGCATTTACCAGCACTTCCGCAACCGTCAGCTGTATCAGGTATTGGGCATCGCCAAACATTCGGAAACGCTCGAGCCCATGGTCATGTACCGCGCGCTATATGGCGATTACCACGTCTGGGTCCGCCCGGAGTCCATGTTCGACGAAATGGTGACGCATGAAGGCGCCATGGTGCCGCGTTTCAGCCTGATCAAAGCGCTCTGAGCCCCATGCGCATCTACCGCAGCGACGGGTTTCCGCTGCCCTTGCCGGCCGGGCATCGGTTTCCAGCAGAGAAATACGCCATGCTGGCCAGCCAGGTGGCGGGCTACGCTGCGCCCTGGATGGAAACCGCGCCCGCAGCCACGCCGCAGGAACTGCGCCTGGCTCACGAGCCTGCTTATATCGCCGCGGCGCTGGAGGGGACGCTGGAGGCGCGCCGGCAGCGGGAAATCGGCCTGCCCTGGTCGCGCGAACTGGCCGAGCGCAGCCTGCGCTCGGTCGGCGCCACCATCGCCGCCAGCCGCAGCGCCCTGTTGGAAGGCTGCGGCGTCAATCTGGCGGGCGGCACCCATCACGCCAGCCGCGACCAGGGCAGCGGTTTTTGCGTCTTCAACGACATTGCCGTCGCCGCGCTCTTAATGCTGGCCGAGGCGCGGGCGCGCCGGGTGCTGGTCGTGGATCTGGACGTGCATCAAGGCAACGGCACCGCCGCCATCGCCGCGCATGAGCCCCGCATCTACACCTTTTCCATGCACGGCGAAAAGAACTTCCCCTTTCGACGCTCCCCCAGCACGCTGGACATCGACTTGCCCGACGGCACCGGCGACGCGGCCTACTTGCAAACGCTGAGCGACGCGCTGCCGCGGATTTTCGACGCTGCGCGGCCCGATCTGGTGCTGTATCTGGCTGGGGCAGACCCCTTCCACGGCGACCGCCTGGGCCGCTTGGCGCTGTCGGCGCAGGGTTTGGCGGAACGGGACGCCATGGTGATGCAAGCCTGCCGCCGCCACGACGCCGCGCTGGCGCTGACCATGGCGGGCGGTTACGCCGTGCCGATAGCAGACACCGTGACAATCCAGGCGGAAACCGTCAGACTGGCATGCGCCGCCTTTGGCGATCCCTCACTGCGCCAGGCGGCAAACCAAGCCAAGCTGAAGGAGTGAATATGGAACAGGCCATTTTGGGCGGCGGCTGCTTCTGGTGCCTGGAAGCCGCGTTCTCGCCGCTGCGCGGCGTGAGTCGCGTCGTATCGGGCTACTGCGGAGGACGGCTCGACCATCCCAGCTACCAGCAGGTTTGCAGCGGCTCCACCGGTCATGTCGAAGTGGTGGCGATAGACTATGACCCCGCCGCAATCGATTTTGCCACCCTGCTGAATGTTTTCTTCGCGGTGCACGACCCCACTACGCTGAACCGTCAGGGCCACGATGTCGGCACGCAGTACGCCTCGGTCATCTTCTGCCAGAACGCGCAGCAGCGCGACATCGCGCAAGCCTGCATCCGCGAGCTGGCGCGCG harbors:
- a CDS encoding DUF1653 domain-containing protein, with the protein product MPAPGIYQHFRNRQLYQVLGIAKHSETLEPMVMYRALYGDYHVWVRPESMFDEMVTHEGAMVPRFSLIKAL
- a CDS encoding tRNA dihydrouridine synthase; amino-acid sequence: MKLVLAPMEGLVDDVMRDVLTRVGGIDLCVTEFVRVTSVLLPTRAFMRLAPELANGGKTRAGVPVRVQLLGSDAACLAENCAKAASLGALGVDLNFGCPAPTVNRHRGGAVLLNEPELLHQIVAAVRRAVQADIPVTAKMRLGYEDKSRALECAQAISSAGADELTVHGRTKVEGYKPPAHWDWISRIRESVSIPVIANGEVWTLQDYRNIRLESGCETVMIGRGLVACPDLAARIQAQGPEQPMTWREMLPWVEDFFRLCWQKSSENRYPVARLKQWLGLLKRTWPEASSLFEEVRRVQEAEEIGNILLAKLGK
- a CDS encoding GNAT family N-acetyltransferase, translated to MTLTIATPESLDEWLPLFTAYLAFYRVNQPAEACLSFLSERLRRRQAVAFVAAEQTQPQGFALMYTGFSSLTLRPCWTLHDLYVAPEGRGRGIGEQLIRRCQEYVHALGGGEIMLQTAHDNHPAQRLYERTGFALDRDFRVYGWRSELS
- a CDS encoding histone deacetylase family protein, whose product is MRIYRSDGFPLPLPAGHRFPAEKYAMLASQVAGYAAPWMETAPAATPQELRLAHEPAYIAAALEGTLEARRQREIGLPWSRELAERSLRSVGATIAASRSALLEGCGVNLAGGTHHASRDQGSGFCVFNDIAVAALLMLAEARARRVLVVDLDVHQGNGTAAIAAHEPRIYTFSMHGEKNFPFRRSPSTLDIDLPDGTGDAAYLQTLSDALPRIFDAARPDLVLYLAGADPFHGDRLGRLALSAQGLAERDAMVMQACRRHDAALALTMAGGYAVPIADTVTIQAETVRLACAAFGDPSLRQAANQAKLKE
- the msrA gene encoding peptide-methionine (S)-S-oxide reductase MsrA yields the protein MEQAILGGGCFWCLEAAFSPLRGVSRVVSGYCGGRLDHPSYQQVCSGSTGHVEVVAIDYDPAAIDFATLLNVFFAVHDPTTLNRQGHDVGTQYASVIFCQNAQQRDIAQACIRELAREQVYAEPIVTRLEDPAPFYAAEDHHQRYYALNSQQNYCQLVISPKLSKIRQKFAHLLQNN